The Vespula vulgaris chromosome 2, iyVesVulg1.1, whole genome shotgun sequence genome has a segment encoding these proteins:
- the LOC127061758 gene encoding trafficking protein particle complex subunit 11 isoform X1, with protein MMFDLPSELTAKPLALIGLSGLDVANTIHRSIWDAFSNNRRPDGTTVQFKLLGPKHEFPTVKPKRNSYEWYIPKGILKRNWMNKYLNEIPAVVVVFYDLDWNDPLWNEKKIECASRIQSLRAALEGRSTKVALVLIQCDVPPPPDSEDIVATERATALCGACELPPNLLYVLPHGDHLSGYISRLETAFYQLAQNFYHHEYRIIRSHRDQLNKTVHQYLFVRHQFKMGFLNELKQDQPQKHYVQAYHNLFEIRMVDTNALEIKTIAGFINYKICKIMFSLNLPKDAIAQFRLHTERFKLKTGPKELIFEHHAWMSNQFSTFAELFDDAIRQGLPAVQTQHPGYYYQLAAQHASLRQSACKELCKNVNSYPDLDPLAGEEKLEFYGQRPWRSGKLNVEPLDTVKEAAAVQALQYKEKTTVNHSMIIIGLLGNAISQFKIYRCPRMRRSLVVQMAEEYYNSRDYGKVLTLLMHMLWEYHGERWPVLLTDIIKNALRAAYLSTSIQDYLTLSFEALGPSTTFTKDQQTIVYANIINILQKRPPHPEPDLPDDLKRVALEKWKLELNRQEPIMFTIDDNNMTSFIDVKAQFLKPRYIVDEDVMIEVIIRNSFSGSIEFSKVSVTINSPGFNTEIVVAIPQHNNVDLVFSSNQIKKFYGQFGAPSLCDSSEIRIGTVTLFMGNETQCCIVLRFPAAGKETNLLHRLYPEIQLLHSGKFETIKPLITTEIKRKESDVNISAKSNNPALLGEWVPIIIHVTAEDYITVASLHVGFQMDGNNEQSTDLSMTMLTKQSQVLIEIEKTGKNCIIEKTVYMRAHKVGNRNIIIKVEYCYPNEIKGSKEIVHSIPVSKPFEVTTRFCTSLLEPLTKGFIHEPFVVMPHISCTSPCPIKILDTSIELGELIQKENNQNEGSILAGTVLSDGEAGTDVYCLIAKAGSEQPVSIGVYTIKWIRANDETASETSSSVTLAPLWIEDAVISLETKLPAHGWVCTPLYISYIIQNHSDYLITLRLTMEASDAFMFAGQKQVDIYILPKNERRVEWILRPLVAGLVALPILSLTVPTDEEHKLSKGRLSEMLERSLPSHIYIMKYNRHSNNEDCDGRS; from the exons ATGATGTTTGATCTACCATCAGAATTGACTGCTAAACCATTAGCTCTGATCGGACTATCGGGTTTAGATGTAGCAAATACTATCCATCGATCCATTTGGGATGCATTTAGTAATAATCGCAGACCGGATGGTACTACTGTTCAATTTAAGTTATTAGGACCAAAACATGAATTTCCTACTGTTAAACCAAag agaaattcATATGAATGGTATATTCCTAAAGGAATCTTAAAACGTAATTGGATGAACAAATATCTTAATGAAATTCCAGCAGTAGTTGTAGTTTTTTATGATTTGGATTGGAATGATCCATTgtggaacgaaaaaaagatagaatgtGCCTCAAGAATACAATCACTCAG AGCTGCCTTAGAAGGTAGAAGTACAAAAGTAGCACTTGTATTGATACAATGTGATGTACCACCTCCTCCAGATTCTGAAGATATAGTGGCAACAGAACGAGCAACTGCCTTATGTGGTGCTTGTGAATTACCACCTAATTTACTTTATGTATTACCACATGGTGATCATTTATCAGGATATATATCTAG attGGAGACTGCATTTTATCAGTTGGCACAAAATTTCTATCATCACGAATATCGTATTATTAGAAGTCACCGcgatcaattaaataaaactgtTCATCAGTATTTGTTTGTACGTCATCAATTTAAAATGGGATTCCTAAATGAATTAAAGCAAGATCAACCTCAAAA acATTACGTCCAAGCATATCATAATCTCTTTGAAATAAGAATGGTAGACACTAATGCAttggaaataaaaactatTGCTGGTTttataaactataaaatatGCAAGATAATGTTTAGTTTAAACCTTCCAAAAGATGCTATAGCACAGTTTAGACTTCACACAGAAAG GTTTAAACTAAAAACTGGTCCAAAGGAATTGATATTTGAGCATCATGCTTGGATGAGTAACCAGTTTTCAACATTTGCAGAATTATTTGATGATGCAATTCGACAAGGTCTTCCTGCAGTCCAAACTCAACATCCTGGATATTATTATCAACTAGCTGCACAACATGCAAGCTTGAGACAATCGGCATGTAAAGAGTTATGTAaa aATGTAAATAGTTACCCAGATCTAGATCCATTAGCTGGGGAAGAAAAACTTGAATTTTATGGACAACGGCCATGGCGTTCTGGAAAATTAAATGTAGAACCACTAGATACTGTTAAAGAAGCAGCTGCTGTACAAGCATtacaatataaagagaaaacaacTGTAAATCATTCT aTGATAATCATAGGTTTGCTGGGAAATGCAATTTCTCagtttaaaatatatcgatgtcCTAGAATGCGCAGATCATtag TTGTACAGATGGCtgaagaatattataattccCGAGACTATGGAAAAGTTCTTAC ATTATTGATGCACATGTTATGGGAGTATCATGGGGAGAGATGGCCCGTCTTGCTCACagatatcataaaaaatgcTTTACGAGCTGCATATTTATCCACAAGCATTCAAGACTACCTCACTTTATCTTTTGAAGCTTTAGGACCTTCTACAACATTTACTAAAGATCAACAAACTATTGTTtatgcaaatattattaatattcttcag aaaCGGCCACCGCATCCGGAACCAGATTTACCAGATGATCTAAAACGTGTTGCATtagaaaaatggaaattagaattaaatcGACAAGAACCAATTATGTTTACaattgatgataataatatgacTTCATTTATAGATGTTAAAGCACAATTTTTGAAACCAAGATATATAGTTGATGAAGATGTTATGATTGAAGTAATTATAag AAATTCATTTTCTGGGAGTATAGAGTTTTCTAAGGTGTCTGTAACAATCAACAGCCCTGGTTTCAATACAGAAATTGTAGTTGCTATTCCTCAGCATAATAATGTTGATCTTGTATTCTCTAGTAATcaaatcaaaaaattttatgGTCAATTTGGAGCACCTTCTTTATGTGATAGTAGTGAAATTCGTATTGGTACAGTCACATTATTTATGGGAAATGAAACTCAATGTTGTATTGTTCTAAGATTTCCGGCTGCagggaaagaaacaaatcttTTACATCGTTTGTATCCTgaaatacaattattaca TAGTGGGAAATTCGAAACGATAAAACCGTTAATAacaacagaaataaaaaggaaagaaagtgaTGTTAATATAAGTGCAAAATCTAATAATCCTGCATTATTAGGAGAATGGGTACCTATTATAATACATGTAACTGCTGAAGACTATATTACTGTAGCATCCTTGCATGTTGGTTTTCAAATGGATGGAAACAATGAACAGTCAA CTGATTTAAGTATGACAATGTTAACTAAACAATCACAGGtattaattgaaatagaaaaaacaggtaaaaattgtataattgaaaaaactGTATATATGCGAGCACATAAAGTGGGTAacagaaatattatcataaaa GTAGAATATTGTTatccaaatgaaataaaaggaagcaAAGAAATTGTACATTCTATACCAGTTAGTAAACCATTTGAAGTAACTACACGATTTTGTACTAGTCTTTTAGAACCATTGACAAAAGGTTTTATTCACGAGCCTTTTGTTGTCATGCCACATATTTCATGTACATCACCTTGTCCAATAAAAATTCTTGATACTTCAATTGAGTTG ggAGAACTGatacaaaaggaaaataatcaaaatgaaGGTAGTATTTTAGCAGGAACAGTACTTTCTGATGGTGAAGCAGGTACAGATGTATATTGCTTAATAGCTAAAGCTGGCAGTGAGCAACCTGTCAGTATAGGAGTGTATACCATTAAATGGATACG tgcGAATGATGAGACTGCATCAGAAACTAGTAGTAGTGTAACATTAGCTCCATTGTGGATAGAAGATGCAGTCATTAGTTTAGAAACTAAATTACCAGCTCATGGTTGGGTATGCACACCACTTTACATATCATACATTATACAAAATCATTctgattatttgatcacgttACGCTTAACAATGGAAGCTAGTGACGCATTTATGTTTGCTGGACAAAAACAG gttgatatttatattctcccaaaaaatgaacgaagagTAGAGTGGATTTTACGTCCACTCGTTGCTGGACTCGTGGCATTACCTATATTATCTCTAACTGTACCTACTG ATGAAGAACATAAATTAAGTAAAGGACGCCTTTCGGAAATGCTAGAACGTTCATTACCAagtcatatttatataatg AAATATAATAGACATAGTAACAACGAAGATTGTGATGGACGTTCCTGA
- the LOC127061758 gene encoding trafficking protein particle complex subunit 11 isoform X2 — protein sequence MMFDLPSELTAKPLALIGLSGLDVANTIHRSIWDAFSNNRRPDGTTVQFKLLGPKHEFPTVKPKRNSYEWYIPKGILKRNWMNKYLNEIPAVVVVFYDLDWNDPLWNEKKIECASRIQSLRAALEGRSTKVALVLIQCDVPPPPDSEDIVATERATALCGACELPPNLLYVLPHGDHLSGYISRLETAFYQLAQNFYHHEYRIIRSHRDQLNKTVHQYLFVRHQFKMGFLNELKQDQPQKHYVQAYHNLFEIRMVDTNALEIKTIAGFINYKICKIMFSLNLPKDAIAQFRLHTERFKLKTGPKELIFEHHAWMSNQFSTFAELFDDAIRQGLPAVQTQHPGYYYQLAAQHASLRQSACKELCKNVNSYPDLDPLAGEEKLEFYGQRPWRSGKLNVEPLDTVKEAAAVQALQYKEKTTVNHSMIIIGLLGNAISQFKIYRCPRMRRSLVVQMAEEYYNSRDYGKVLTLLMHMLWEYHGERWPVLLTDIIKNALRAAYLSTSIQDYLTLSFEALGPSTTFTKDQQTIVYANIINILQKRPPHPEPDLPDDLKRVALEKWKLELNRQEPIMFTIDDNNMTSFIDVKAQFLKPRYIVDEDVMIEVIIRNSFSGSIEFSKVSVTINSPGFNTEIVVAIPQHNNVDLVFSSNQIKKFYGQFGAPSLCDSSEIRIGTVTLFMGNETQCCIVLRFPAAGKETNLLHRLYPEIQLLHSGKFETIKPLITTEIKRKESDVNISAKSNNPALLGEWVPIIIHVTAEDYITVASLHVGFQMDGNNEQSTDLSMTMLTKQSQVLIEIEKTGKNCIIEKTVYMRAHKVGNRNIIIKVEYCYPNEIKGSKEIVHSIPVSKPFEVTTRFCTSLLEPLTKGFIHEPFVVMPHISCTSPCPIKILDTSIELGELIQKENNQNEGSILAGTVLSDGEAGTDVYCLIAKAGSEQPVSIGVYTIKWIRANDETASETSSSVTLAPLWIEDAVISLETKLPAHGWVCTPLYISYIIQNHSDYLITLRLTMEASDAFMFAGQKQVDIYILPKNERRVEWILRPLVAGLVALPILSLTVPTDEEHKLSKGRLSEMLERSLPSHIYIMPKSQSIDDQT from the exons ATGATGTTTGATCTACCATCAGAATTGACTGCTAAACCATTAGCTCTGATCGGACTATCGGGTTTAGATGTAGCAAATACTATCCATCGATCCATTTGGGATGCATTTAGTAATAATCGCAGACCGGATGGTACTACTGTTCAATTTAAGTTATTAGGACCAAAACATGAATTTCCTACTGTTAAACCAAag agaaattcATATGAATGGTATATTCCTAAAGGAATCTTAAAACGTAATTGGATGAACAAATATCTTAATGAAATTCCAGCAGTAGTTGTAGTTTTTTATGATTTGGATTGGAATGATCCATTgtggaacgaaaaaaagatagaatgtGCCTCAAGAATACAATCACTCAG AGCTGCCTTAGAAGGTAGAAGTACAAAAGTAGCACTTGTATTGATACAATGTGATGTACCACCTCCTCCAGATTCTGAAGATATAGTGGCAACAGAACGAGCAACTGCCTTATGTGGTGCTTGTGAATTACCACCTAATTTACTTTATGTATTACCACATGGTGATCATTTATCAGGATATATATCTAG attGGAGACTGCATTTTATCAGTTGGCACAAAATTTCTATCATCACGAATATCGTATTATTAGAAGTCACCGcgatcaattaaataaaactgtTCATCAGTATTTGTTTGTACGTCATCAATTTAAAATGGGATTCCTAAATGAATTAAAGCAAGATCAACCTCAAAA acATTACGTCCAAGCATATCATAATCTCTTTGAAATAAGAATGGTAGACACTAATGCAttggaaataaaaactatTGCTGGTTttataaactataaaatatGCAAGATAATGTTTAGTTTAAACCTTCCAAAAGATGCTATAGCACAGTTTAGACTTCACACAGAAAG GTTTAAACTAAAAACTGGTCCAAAGGAATTGATATTTGAGCATCATGCTTGGATGAGTAACCAGTTTTCAACATTTGCAGAATTATTTGATGATGCAATTCGACAAGGTCTTCCTGCAGTCCAAACTCAACATCCTGGATATTATTATCAACTAGCTGCACAACATGCAAGCTTGAGACAATCGGCATGTAAAGAGTTATGTAaa aATGTAAATAGTTACCCAGATCTAGATCCATTAGCTGGGGAAGAAAAACTTGAATTTTATGGACAACGGCCATGGCGTTCTGGAAAATTAAATGTAGAACCACTAGATACTGTTAAAGAAGCAGCTGCTGTACAAGCATtacaatataaagagaaaacaacTGTAAATCATTCT aTGATAATCATAGGTTTGCTGGGAAATGCAATTTCTCagtttaaaatatatcgatgtcCTAGAATGCGCAGATCATtag TTGTACAGATGGCtgaagaatattataattccCGAGACTATGGAAAAGTTCTTAC ATTATTGATGCACATGTTATGGGAGTATCATGGGGAGAGATGGCCCGTCTTGCTCACagatatcataaaaaatgcTTTACGAGCTGCATATTTATCCACAAGCATTCAAGACTACCTCACTTTATCTTTTGAAGCTTTAGGACCTTCTACAACATTTACTAAAGATCAACAAACTATTGTTtatgcaaatattattaatattcttcag aaaCGGCCACCGCATCCGGAACCAGATTTACCAGATGATCTAAAACGTGTTGCATtagaaaaatggaaattagaattaaatcGACAAGAACCAATTATGTTTACaattgatgataataatatgacTTCATTTATAGATGTTAAAGCACAATTTTTGAAACCAAGATATATAGTTGATGAAGATGTTATGATTGAAGTAATTATAag AAATTCATTTTCTGGGAGTATAGAGTTTTCTAAGGTGTCTGTAACAATCAACAGCCCTGGTTTCAATACAGAAATTGTAGTTGCTATTCCTCAGCATAATAATGTTGATCTTGTATTCTCTAGTAATcaaatcaaaaaattttatgGTCAATTTGGAGCACCTTCTTTATGTGATAGTAGTGAAATTCGTATTGGTACAGTCACATTATTTATGGGAAATGAAACTCAATGTTGTATTGTTCTAAGATTTCCGGCTGCagggaaagaaacaaatcttTTACATCGTTTGTATCCTgaaatacaattattaca TAGTGGGAAATTCGAAACGATAAAACCGTTAATAacaacagaaataaaaaggaaagaaagtgaTGTTAATATAAGTGCAAAATCTAATAATCCTGCATTATTAGGAGAATGGGTACCTATTATAATACATGTAACTGCTGAAGACTATATTACTGTAGCATCCTTGCATGTTGGTTTTCAAATGGATGGAAACAATGAACAGTCAA CTGATTTAAGTATGACAATGTTAACTAAACAATCACAGGtattaattgaaatagaaaaaacaggtaaaaattgtataattgaaaaaactGTATATATGCGAGCACATAAAGTGGGTAacagaaatattatcataaaa GTAGAATATTGTTatccaaatgaaataaaaggaagcaAAGAAATTGTACATTCTATACCAGTTAGTAAACCATTTGAAGTAACTACACGATTTTGTACTAGTCTTTTAGAACCATTGACAAAAGGTTTTATTCACGAGCCTTTTGTTGTCATGCCACATATTTCATGTACATCACCTTGTCCAATAAAAATTCTTGATACTTCAATTGAGTTG ggAGAACTGatacaaaaggaaaataatcaaaatgaaGGTAGTATTTTAGCAGGAACAGTACTTTCTGATGGTGAAGCAGGTACAGATGTATATTGCTTAATAGCTAAAGCTGGCAGTGAGCAACCTGTCAGTATAGGAGTGTATACCATTAAATGGATACG tgcGAATGATGAGACTGCATCAGAAACTAGTAGTAGTGTAACATTAGCTCCATTGTGGATAGAAGATGCAGTCATTAGTTTAGAAACTAAATTACCAGCTCATGGTTGGGTATGCACACCACTTTACATATCATACATTATACAAAATCATTctgattatttgatcacgttACGCTTAACAATGGAAGCTAGTGACGCATTTATGTTTGCTGGACAAAAACAG gttgatatttatattctcccaaaaaatgaacgaagagTAGAGTGGATTTTACGTCCACTCGTTGCTGGACTCGTGGCATTACCTATATTATCTCTAACTGTACCTACTG ATGAAGAACATAAATTAAGTAAAGGACGCCTTTCGGAAATGCTAGAACGTTCATTACCAagtcatatttatataatg ccTAAATCGCAATCTATAGATGATCAAACATAA